Sequence from the Nocardiopsis sp. YSL2 genome:
GCGCCCCCCAGCCGGCCGAGAGCGCCGGAGCACGCCCCAACCCGGCGCCGGACGGCGACTCGCAGCTGCTCACCGACCTGGGGGTCACCGAGGACGAGCTGCGCTCGCTGTCGGTCGGCGGCGGAGTGCTGCCCGGCGACGTCCTGGCGGTCGTCGCCGAACGCGCCGGTTTCGCCGAGCTCCTCGACGATATGAGGCTGTGAGCCGGTGCCGGACCGGGACGCCGTGGACGCCGCCCTCCGCAGGGCGATCGCGGAGGGGGAGCTCGCGGAGAAGACCGGGGACGTTCCGGTGGGCGCGGTGGTGCTCGATGCCGACGGGACCGTCCTGGGGACGGGCCGCAACGAGCGTGAGGCCACGGGTGACCCCACCGCGCACGCCGAGGTGCTCGCCCTGCGGGCGGCGGCCCGCGCGCGCGGTGAGTGGCGTCTGAGCGGCTGCACGCTGGCCGTGACGCTGGAGCCGTGCACGATGTGCGCCGGCGCGATCGTCCTGTCCCGGGTGGACCGGCTGGTCTTCGGCGCCCGCGACGCCAAGGCCGGAGCCGTCGGATCCCTGTGGGACGTGGTCCGCGACCCCCGTCTGAACCATCGTCCGGAAGTCGTTCCACCCGACCTGGTCAGCGAGGACGTCGCCGGCCGCTGCACGGATCTGCTGATTCGATTTTTCGAGCGGCGCAGGATCCGGTAGAGTTCCTCTCGGTGGAGTCGCCTAGTGGCCGATGGCGCCCGCCTCGAAAGCGGGTAAGGGGCAACCCTTCGAGGGTTCAAATCCCTCCTCCACCGCACGAGGCCGATGTTCACGCAGGTGAGCGTCCGGCCGGTAGAGGTAGCGAGGGCCGGTTGGTCCGGGCTGGTGCGCATGTCGCGCACCTGGTTCGGAGCGACCGGCCTTTCGCGTGTCCGGGGTCTGTTCGCTCGAGGGGAGCGACCGGCGCGGGCCGCCCGGCGGACACCACCGAGGACGACCTGGGACGGCTCAGGCCGGGGCCCAGGTGACGACGGTGGCGTCGTCGTGGAGCTTGCCGGGCGTGTACCGCCGCTGCCCGGCGTCGTCCCGTTCGAGCGCGCGCACGCGGCCGATGAGCGCGGCGGGGCCGTTGCGCGCGGCGAGGACGTAGCAGTCGTGCCAGGTCTGGGCGCCGAACACCTCCACTCCGCGGGTGGCGCCGTCCGTCATCGCGGCGAACCCGGCCAGCTCGTGCAGGGGCAGTGTGCCCGTCAGAGCCTCGGCGGCCGCGCGGGGATCGGCGCCGGCGGTCCAGAACCCGCCCGGCACGTTGCGGTGGGCCCGGATCGTCCGCCCCCGTTCGCCGAGCCCGGCCGTGCGTCCGGGGGCGCCCTCGGCGGTGGCCGGGGGAGCGGAGGCGAGCTTGCGTCGCAGGTCGTCCAGGCGCGTGTCGGTGATCGCGGTGACCGCGCCGTCGGTGTCCTCGGCCAGGAGCACCGAGTCCGACAGCACCAGGTGGTCCAGGCGGTCGCCGACGAACCGCACCAGGACGACGGTGGCCGACGGGGTCTCCTGGCCGCCCAGGTCGCAGTCGGGGCCGTGGAGTGCGGACACGGCGGTGATCGCCTCGGCGAGCACGTCCCCCAGGGGCCGGTCACCCGCGAGTCCGGCCAGGAGGAGTCCGCCCAGGCGGCGGGTGTACCAGGCCACGCCGTGCCCGCAGCCGGTGTCGACGCCGGGCGGGGCGCTGACCCCGTCCAGGAGTACGACACCGTCGGCGGTGACGGCCGCGAAGTCCTCGTTGTCGCGGTCGGGGTGTCCGGGCTCGGTGGCCAGTAGGAAGGGCACGGGTCGGTCCTGGTCGGTTCACGGG
This genomic interval carries:
- a CDS encoding nucleoside deaminase, with amino-acid sequence MPDRDAVDAALRRAIAEGELAEKTGDVPVGAVVLDADGTVLGTGRNEREATGDPTAHAEVLALRAAARARGEWRLSGCTLAVTLEPCTMCAGAIVLSRVDRLVFGARDAKAGAVGSLWDVVRDPRLNHRPEVVPPDLVSEDVAGRCTDLLIRFFERRRIR
- a CDS encoding protein phosphatase 2C domain-containing protein, yielding MPFLLATEPGHPDRDNEDFAAVTADGVVLLDGVSAPPGVDTGCGHGVAWYTRRLGGLLLAGLAGDRPLGDVLAEAITAVSALHGPDCDLGGQETPSATVVLVRFVGDRLDHLVLSDSVLLAEDTDGAVTAITDTRLDDLRRKLASAPPATAEGAPGRTAGLGERGRTIRAHRNVPGGFWTAGADPRAAAEALTGTLPLHELAGFAAMTDGATRGVEVFGAQTWHDCYVLAARNGPAALIGRVRALERDDAGQRRYTPGKLHDDATVVTWAPA